The following proteins come from a genomic window of Panicum hallii strain FIL2 chromosome 8, PHallii_v3.1, whole genome shotgun sequence:
- the LOC112902021 gene encoding HVA22-like protein a → MGSGSLLKVLAKNFDVLAGPLVALAYPLYASVKAIETKAPVDDQQWLTYWVLYSLITLFELTFASIIQWLPFWPSLKLIFICWLVLPYFNGAAYVYQNYVRPAFIKNQMVNIWYVPQKKGLFGKSDDFLTALDKFVEENGTEALKKLANKAGKSFKQSGKSSKDSKESKPAKDSKESKSSKDSKEPKASKDAKQPKPSKDLKEQKPSKDLKSPKDTKEQKKAAPKDPKKASLKDSKELKKALKDSKEQEALKDPKEYTPKKRVTFAEVEPEKELKASNSEWHPSSDFHSTYPEQNSWTSSFMIFEDENTYWNQGPLV, encoded by the exons atGGGCTCCGGATCTTTGCTCAAGGTCCTCGCCAAGAACTTCGACGTCCTCGCAGG GCCTTTGGTTGCACTGGCTTATCCATT GTATGCTTCAGTTAAGGCAATAGAAACCAAAGCTCCTGTGGATGATCAACAATGGCTCACATATTGGGTGCTGTACTCATTAATAACACTGTTTGAACTCACATTTGCATCAATTATTCAGTG GCTTCCTTTCTGGCCTTCACTGAAATTGATCTTTATTTGCTGGCTTGTTTTGCCATACTTCAATGGTGCAGCCTATGTGTACCAAAATTATGTGAGGCCTGCCTTCATAAAGAACCAGATGGTCAACATTTGGTATGTCCCTCAAAAGAAGGGCCTTTTTGGGAAATCTGATGACTTCCTCACAGCACTTGATAAGTTTGTTGAAGAAAATGGAACTGAAGCTTTGAAGAAACTGGCAAACAAG GCTGGCAAGTCATTTAAACAGTCTGGTAAATCGTCGAAGGATTCGAAAGAATCAAAACCAGCAAAGGATTCAAAAGAATCAAAATCATCGAAGGATTCAAAAGAACCCAAGGCATCAAAAGATGCAAAGCAACCCAAGCCATCAAAAGATCTGAAGGAGCAGAAGCCATCAAAGGATTTGAAGTCACCCAAGGATACcaaagaacagaagaaggcaGCACCAAAAGATCCAAAGAAAGCGTCCCTGAAGGATTCTAAAGAACTGAAGAAAGCACTGAAAGATTCAAAAGAACAGGAAGCTCTGAAAGATCCAAAGGAATATACACCGAAGAAGCGAGTGACATTTGCTGAGGTGGAGCCTGAGAAGGAGCTCAAGGCCTCCAACAGTGAGTGGCACCCATCCTCTGACTTCCACAGCACGTACCCTGAGCAAAACTCTTGGACTAGCAGCTTCATGATCTTCGAGGATGAAAACACTTACTGGAACCAGGGCCCTCTCGTTTG A